One window of the Bacteroidales bacterium genome contains the following:
- a CDS encoding tetratricopeptide repeat protein: MKRKSLFPILLLILLVILLSLNSEGFPQSQVADSLTRVISRQPENIDKAVNLVNLTKNLLSSKKLDTALHYCEEAFNLSTRLNYIEGQADALYLKSLIYRGKLDLQSSLSYTEKYLELFLLLNDSLRLAKGYYNLGNIHKELGDYELALFYCQKSLSFCIPLQESTLVLANYNCIGSIFFDGKSKYDSAAHYYLKAMEICEKSDNQAHLSTIFNNLGRVYLADNQFEIARRYFSMSLEINQKNGNREKIALNFTNLGRVASEKDDFKEALNYYNQALELYTEIKDDRGIADINNNIGDSYFKQMNYDLALEKFDKALEGYRKIEFSKGIVLASINKASVYSEQGKIKKAMSLQDSCLTIAEQLGGKELLLLAYGNISDNYKKTGNFEKAYFYQLKHNELNADIFDIEKTKAIYAEWLKSEKGKDQARILALEKDNLQKTSQRNAYMFSGLGFVVLALFLVIYFRQKAAHDKIIAQQKIRQLEEEKKLMAAKLLVEGQEEERKRIAMELHDGLGVLLSATKMQFSTIIDNSPENKVLIEKATRMLEQASGDVRKISHNMMPGLLTKLGFFEAVEDLFENIGDTKDMNAICTISGNQDRLSENKEIMLYRIVQEMANNTLKHAEARNIELQIHVLQGMLDMKYSDDGKGFDVGKNLESESIGLKSMQSRVNFLNGTLVIESKPGEGARYSIQIPVL; the protein is encoded by the coding sequence ATGAAAAGAAAATCTCTTTTTCCTATACTGTTGTTAATTCTTCTTGTAATTCTTTTAAGCCTTAATAGTGAAGGCTTTCCGCAATCACAGGTGGCCGACAGCCTTACACGGGTCATCTCTCGTCAGCCGGAAAATATTGACAAAGCAGTCAACCTTGTGAACCTGACTAAAAATTTATTAAGTTCCAAAAAGTTAGACACTGCATTGCACTATTGTGAGGAGGCATTCAATCTTTCGACCCGCCTAAATTACATTGAAGGCCAAGCAGATGCATTATATTTGAAGAGTCTTATCTACAGGGGAAAATTGGATCTTCAATCATCTCTGAGTTATACTGAAAAATACCTGGAACTGTTTCTTTTATTGAATGATAGCCTGAGGTTGGCAAAAGGTTATTATAACCTGGGAAATATTCATAAGGAATTAGGTGATTATGAGTTAGCACTATTTTATTGCCAGAAAAGCCTTTCATTTTGTATACCGTTACAAGAATCAACCTTGGTCCTTGCAAATTATAATTGCATTGGCAGTATCTTTTTTGATGGAAAATCAAAATATGACTCTGCCGCCCATTATTATTTGAAAGCCATGGAAATCTGCGAGAAAAGCGATAACCAGGCTCATCTATCAACTATCTTCAACAATCTGGGTAGAGTATATCTTGCCGATAATCAATTTGAAATTGCCAGGAGGTATTTTTCTATGAGCCTGGAAATCAATCAAAAAAACGGTAATAGAGAAAAGATTGCGTTGAATTTCACCAATCTTGGGAGGGTTGCAAGTGAGAAGGATGATTTTAAGGAAGCATTGAATTATTACAACCAGGCACTCGAATTATATACAGAAATTAAAGATGATAGAGGAATCGCAGATATTAATAATAATATTGGGGATTCCTACTTTAAGCAGATGAATTATGACCTTGCTCTTGAAAAATTCGATAAAGCTCTTGAAGGATACCGGAAAATCGAGTTTAGCAAAGGAATTGTTTTGGCCTCGATAAATAAGGCATCAGTTTATTCAGAACAGGGGAAAATTAAAAAGGCCATGTCATTGCAGGATTCCTGCCTTACAATTGCAGAGCAGCTGGGTGGCAAAGAGCTTTTGCTGCTTGCTTATGGGAACATTTCTGATAACTATAAAAAGACCGGAAACTTTGAGAAAGCATATTTCTATCAGTTGAAACACAATGAACTAAATGCTGATATTTTTGATATTGAAAAGACGAAAGCAATTTATGCTGAGTGGCTAAAATCCGAGAAGGGAAAAGACCAGGCACGTATATTGGCCCTTGAGAAAGACAACCTGCAAAAAACCAGCCAGCGTAATGCCTATATGTTCAGCGGATTAGGATTTGTTGTGTTGGCATTATTCCTAGTAATCTATTTCCGTCAAAAGGCTGCCCATGATAAGATCATTGCCCAACAAAAGATCCGTCAACTGGAAGAGGAAAAGAAACTGATGGCCGCGAAGTTGCTTGTTGAAGGCCAGGAAGAAGAACGAAAACGCATTGCCATGGAACTTCATGATGGCTTGGGCGTATTGTTATCCGCAACCAAAATGCAATTCTCTACCATCATTGATAATAGCCCGGAAAATAAAGTGCTTATCGAAAAGGCAACCCGTATGCTTGAACAAGCCTCCGGCGATGTGAGGAAGATCTCCCATAATATGATGCCGGGACTTCTTACAAAACTTGGATTTTTTGAGGCTGTAGAAGATCTTTTTGAAAATATTGGTGATACCAAGGACATGAATGCTATCTGCACTATATCAGGAAACCAGGATCGATTATCTGAAAACAAAGAGATCATGCTCTACAGGATCGTCCAGGAAATGGCGAACAATACCCTTAAACACGCTGAAGCCAGGAACATTGAGCTGCAGATTCATGTGCTTCAGGGCATGCTCGACATGAAGTACTCGGATGATGGAAAAGGTTTTGATGTCGGGAAGAATCTGGAATCGGAATCCATAGGATTGAAAAGCATGCAGTCAAGGGTGAATTTTTTGAATGGTACCCTTGTCATTGAATCTAAGCCCGGGGAAGGAGCCAGGTATTCTATTCAAATACCTGTTTTATGA
- a CDS encoding transglycosylase domain-containing protein: MPGKSKKRIGRKLWKLLFAAVLILVVALMLFLGSIRLGFFGALPGMEELIKLESHTAARILASDGELLGLYYLQNRTHTDLSKLPGHLVNALIATEDARFYRHHGFDLRGMLRVLVKSLLLGDRSSGGGSTISQQLAKNLFPRKDFGILTLPVAKVRELLIARRLEKIYSKSELLELYLNTVTFGENTYGIETASLTFFSKNPGSLNVEESALLVGSLKASATYNPRLNPEAARERRDVVLRQMYKYDYLDKQQLDSLQKIPVLLRYMKLDHISGPAPYFREYIRQEAGKILEEVGSRTGTHYNLYTDGLTIQTTLNLDLQRHAEKSIQEHFSLLQRAFRENWAGREPWHKDISLASLQITQSQAYQSLKTTGLDHQQALEAMKLRRPSKVYTWQGVRDTLISPLDSILYHFEMLQCGLVAVDPATGALLAWVGGDDYGFFKYDHVTAHRQTGSTFKPVVYAAALEQGIDPCKLYPAEAETYDEYEGWTPRNFDNNYDGFYSLQGALVHSVNTVSVKILMEAGIGEVTNLAKQLGITSSLPQSPSLALGSADVSLLEMTAAYAAFLNKGIPIIPYAIEKITDRNGKIIYQALHLPDIQPVISPSTAETVTGMLEAVVERGTASSLRTTWDLKNALAGKTGTTQDQADGWFIGMTPSMVIGVWAGGDSPVVRFRSGSQGVGANTALPVFARIIRKMNRDVTLKQYVQGDFRISEETREMLNCQDFTERRWWRINAKHDKKNPPPKKYSPPPQDRQNESGVKKFFKKVFGGKDSRK, translated from the coding sequence ATGCCAGGCAAATCTAAAAAACGTATCGGGAGAAAATTGTGGAAACTGCTGTTTGCGGCGGTTTTGATCCTCGTTGTAGCGTTGATGCTTTTCCTGGGCTCCATCAGGCTGGGTTTCTTTGGTGCATTGCCCGGCATGGAAGAACTAATAAAGCTGGAATCACACACCGCGGCACGGATCCTGGCATCCGACGGGGAGCTGCTGGGCCTTTACTACTTACAAAACCGCACCCATACCGACCTGTCGAAACTGCCAGGGCACCTGGTAAATGCTCTCATCGCCACTGAAGATGCCCGTTTTTACCGCCACCATGGATTTGATCTCCGCGGAATGCTTAGGGTGCTTGTTAAATCCTTACTCTTAGGGGACCGCAGTTCAGGCGGGGGCAGCACAATCAGTCAGCAACTGGCTAAGAACCTTTTTCCCAGGAAAGACTTTGGCATACTTACTCTCCCCGTGGCCAAGGTCCGGGAACTGCTTATCGCCCGGAGGCTGGAAAAAATCTATTCCAAGAGCGAACTCCTGGAGCTTTACCTCAATACAGTGACGTTTGGCGAAAATACATATGGCATTGAAACTGCTTCCTTGACTTTTTTCTCAAAAAATCCAGGGAGCCTCAACGTGGAAGAATCAGCATTGCTGGTTGGCTCATTGAAGGCCAGTGCCACCTACAATCCCCGGCTGAATCCCGAAGCAGCCCGCGAAAGAAGGGATGTTGTGCTGAGGCAGATGTATAAATACGATTACCTGGATAAGCAGCAGCTCGACTCCCTGCAAAAAATACCGGTATTGCTCAGATACATGAAACTGGACCACATCAGCGGCCCCGCACCTTATTTCAGGGAATACATCCGCCAGGAAGCCGGGAAGATTTTAGAAGAGGTAGGCAGCAGAACCGGAACACACTATAATCTATACACCGACGGGCTTACCATACAAACCACCCTTAACCTCGATCTTCAGCGACATGCGGAAAAATCAATTCAGGAACATTTTTCCCTTCTTCAAAGGGCTTTCAGGGAAAATTGGGCAGGGCGTGAGCCCTGGCACAAGGATATTTCGCTGGCTTCATTACAGATCACGCAAAGCCAGGCTTATCAATCCCTGAAAACGACCGGGCTGGATCACCAACAGGCCCTGGAGGCCATGAAACTTCGGCGTCCTTCCAAAGTTTATACCTGGCAAGGTGTCCGAGATACTTTAATTTCTCCCCTCGATTCCATTTTGTATCATTTTGAAATGCTGCAGTGCGGGCTGGTGGCTGTTGACCCGGCTACAGGAGCCTTGCTGGCCTGGGTGGGTGGGGATGATTATGGTTTTTTTAAATACGATCACGTGACTGCACACCGGCAAACAGGCTCCACTTTTAAGCCGGTGGTATATGCCGCAGCCCTGGAACAGGGCATAGATCCCTGTAAACTCTACCCGGCCGAAGCGGAGACATATGATGAATATGAAGGTTGGACCCCGCGCAACTTTGACAACAACTATGATGGTTTTTATTCCTTGCAGGGGGCCCTTGTCCATTCGGTTAATACGGTCAGCGTGAAGATCCTGATGGAAGCCGGTATCGGGGAAGTAACAAATCTGGCTAAACAACTGGGCATCACCTCGTCGCTGCCCCAATCGCCGTCGCTGGCATTGGGTTCAGCCGATGTCTCCCTGCTGGAAATGACCGCTGCTTACGCTGCTTTCCTGAACAAGGGTATACCCATCATACCATATGCCATTGAAAAAATCACTGACCGCAATGGTAAAATCATTTACCAGGCCTTACATCTACCGGACATCCAGCCGGTGATATCACCCTCAACTGCCGAAACTGTTACCGGCATGCTGGAAGCTGTCGTGGAACGCGGCACTGCTTCTTCCCTGCGTACCACATGGGACTTGAAAAATGCCCTGGCTGGAAAAACAGGGACTACCCAGGACCAGGCAGATGGATGGTTCATCGGGATGACCCCGTCGATGGTCATTGGGGTCTGGGCAGGTGGCGACAGCCCGGTTGTGCGTTTCCGGAGCGGATCCCAGGGGGTAGGCGCTAATACCGCCTTGCCGGTCTTCGCAAGGATCATACGGAAAATGAACCGTGACGTGACCTTGAAGCAATATGTCCAGGGAGATTTCCGGATTTCTGAAGAAACAAGGGAAATGCTCAATTGCCAGGACTTTACCGAAAGGAGGTGGTGGAGAATTAACGCTAAACATGATAAAAAAAACCCACCTCCGAAAAAATATTCCCCTCCTCCCCAGGACAGGCAAAATGAGTCGGGAGTTAAAAAATTCTTTAAGAAGGTCTTTGGCGGCAAAGACAGTAGAAAATAA
- a CDS encoding TonB-dependent receptor: MTKLLLFINLFFTSYPAPATRPDTLISCHFSKLPFPEFCEYIYRESGVKVYYQESWVKGLTVTIDADDISVKSAAELALKGTSLQVSTWNNDLVLLPGEKLLPELPRFETGQEQDNTLATGEKSLTQSEERYMTGRKADVTQTMQIGKKGLNGTKSMVTIRGRITEQQTGEPVIGATMFIEDLKSGTATDQNGFLSMVIKPGSYTAVFAYMGLETRKYQLEVLSDGDFSIEMKKIVIQMKEVVVLGDRQMNIRTTDPGLEKISAKAIKEIPTMMGERDILKIAELLPGIVTVGEGSAGLNVRGGNYDQNAFYINRIPIYNTSHLFGFFPAFNADIIKDFSIYKGHIPAQYGGRLSSVFNIIARQGNRKRFTAHGGVSPVAANLSVEGPLKKDTSSFLVSARHLYSDWILRQINDPVIRNSNAAFSDFSASWNYDFRKSQLSFFGYQSRDEFRLSDINSYKYTNSGASVNFSHNYSTSLRGEFALTAAQYSFSTIDQQEEPTAYQHSFKIGDYRCTADFIHDLNDKNTLEYGGNVTLYMLDRGTVRPYGGNSLRTPVLLGEEQGVESAVYLSDVWDVLPWLNITAGLRLTLFNPLGPSSVYTYKPGFPKDIRYIDDTLNFSKGQAIKWYFEPDIRAAVNIRTDANGTIKVAFNQMHQNLFLLNNTIAIAPNAQWIMADYYLPPAMSSQVSAGVFRTFPLLGWETSLEFYYKKITDYPEFIDGADFLNNPLVETTVLPGNQNAYGIEFLLRRNGRRLEGWLAYTYSRSIVKVDGDLPWERINGGLAYPANYDIPHVLNTVINYHFSRRLTASGVVTYQTGRPVTYPVSVYYINLVPYVDYSDRNEYRIPDYFRVDLSLTIEGNLKRNKLLHHSLIFSLYNATGRDNPYSVYFKLENGKIKSYQYAVIGVPIFTITWMFKLGNYAAD; the protein is encoded by the coding sequence GTGACGAAATTACTGCTGTTCATAAACTTGTTTTTTACCAGTTATCCTGCACCTGCTACAAGACCCGACACACTTATATCCTGTCATTTCAGCAAATTGCCATTCCCTGAGTTCTGCGAATATATTTACCGCGAATCTGGCGTCAAAGTATATTACCAGGAATCCTGGGTCAAGGGATTAACCGTTACAATTGATGCTGATGATATCAGCGTCAAATCTGCGGCTGAATTGGCCCTGAAGGGTACCAGCCTGCAGGTATCCACCTGGAATAATGACCTGGTTTTGCTTCCGGGAGAAAAGCTTCTGCCGGAATTACCCCGTTTTGAAACAGGGCAGGAACAGGACAATACGCTGGCGACAGGGGAAAAATCCCTGACACAGAGTGAAGAGCGATACATGACCGGGCGGAAGGCAGATGTGACCCAGACAATGCAAATTGGCAAGAAAGGACTAAACGGAACCAAATCCATGGTTACCATCCGTGGCAGGATCACAGAACAGCAGACCGGTGAGCCGGTGATAGGTGCCACCATGTTCATCGAGGATTTGAAAAGCGGAACCGCCACTGACCAAAACGGATTTCTCTCCATGGTCATCAAGCCTGGCAGTTATACGGCGGTCTTTGCTTATATGGGACTGGAGACAAGGAAATACCAGCTGGAAGTGCTGTCTGACGGCGATTTCAGCATCGAAATGAAAAAGATTGTCATCCAGATGAAGGAGGTGGTGGTCTTAGGCGACCGGCAAATGAACATCCGTACTACAGACCCCGGATTGGAAAAGATCTCTGCCAAGGCGATCAAGGAGATCCCAACCATGATGGGAGAACGCGATATCCTGAAAATTGCGGAGTTGCTGCCAGGGATTGTTACCGTTGGTGAAGGCTCGGCCGGATTAAACGTCCGTGGCGGAAATTATGATCAAAACGCCTTCTATATCAATCGGATACCGATTTATAACACCTCTCACCTCTTCGGTTTCTTCCCTGCATTTAATGCAGACATTATCAAAGATTTCTCCATTTATAAAGGACATATTCCTGCCCAGTATGGCGGCCGTCTCAGCTCGGTCTTCAACATTATCGCTCGGCAAGGAAACCGCAAGCGTTTTACCGCTCATGGCGGGGTAAGCCCCGTAGCAGCCAACTTATCGGTGGAAGGGCCTTTAAAGAAAGATACCAGCTCTTTCCTGGTAAGTGCCCGCCATCTCTATTCCGACTGGATCCTCCGACAGATCAACGATCCGGTAATCCGCAACAGTAATGCCGCCTTCAGTGATTTCTCCGCTTCCTGGAATTATGATTTCAGGAAAAGCCAGTTATCTTTCTTTGGTTATCAAAGCCGGGATGAATTCCGGCTTTCGGACATCAACTCTTATAAATACACCAATAGCGGTGCATCGGTTAATTTCAGCCATAATTACAGCACCTCCCTGAGGGGAGAGTTTGCCCTCACAGCCGCGCAATATTCCTTTAGCACCATCGATCAGCAGGAAGAGCCCACAGCATACCAGCATTCCTTTAAAATTGGCGATTACCGATGTACAGCAGATTTCATTCACGACCTCAATGATAAAAACACCCTGGAATATGGTGGTAATGTGACACTGTATATGCTTGACCGCGGGACTGTCAGACCTTATGGGGGAAATTCACTCAGAACGCCGGTCTTACTAGGTGAAGAGCAGGGGGTAGAAAGCGCAGTTTACCTTTCCGATGTTTGGGATGTCCTTCCATGGCTTAACATCACCGCCGGACTCCGCCTGACACTTTTCAATCCACTCGGTCCGTCATCAGTCTATACTTACAAACCCGGGTTTCCAAAAGACATCCGTTACATAGACGACACCTTGAATTTTTCCAAAGGACAGGCGATCAAATGGTATTTCGAGCCGGATATCCGGGCTGCCGTGAATATCCGGACGGATGCAAACGGGACGATAAAAGTCGCCTTCAACCAGATGCACCAAAACCTCTTCCTGCTGAACAATACTATTGCCATTGCACCGAACGCCCAATGGATAATGGCTGATTACTATCTTCCGCCAGCCATGAGCAGCCAGGTATCTGCGGGGGTTTTCCGTACCTTTCCCCTGCTCGGCTGGGAAACCTCCCTTGAATTCTATTACAAGAAGATTACCGATTACCCTGAATTTATTGACGGGGCCGACTTCCTCAACAACCCGCTCGTAGAAACCACTGTTTTACCCGGAAATCAAAATGCTTACGGCATAGAATTCCTCCTTCGGCGCAATGGCCGCCGGCTCGAGGGATGGCTGGCTTATACCTATTCCCGGTCAATCGTAAAAGTAGACGGCGACCTGCCGTGGGAGCGCATTAACGGTGGGCTGGCCTATCCGGCGAATTACGATATCCCGCATGTGCTGAATACGGTGATCAATTACCATTTCAGCCGAAGGTTGACTGCCTCCGGGGTCGTTACATACCAGACCGGCCGGCCGGTTACTTACCCGGTTTCGGTTTACTATATCAACCTGGTCCCATATGTGGATTATTCCGATCGCAACGAATACCGGATACCCGACTATTTCAGGGTCGACCTCTCGCTAACCATCGAAGGAAACCTGAAAAGAAACAAACTTCTTCATCATTCATTAATATTCAGCTTATATAATGCTACGGGACGGGATAATCCATATTCTGTATACTTTAAACTGGAAAATGGTAAGATTAAGAGTTACCAATACGCTGTCATCGGCGTGCCAATTTTTACGATCACCTGGATGTTCAAACTTGGAAATTATGCAGCAGATTAA
- a CDS encoding DUF4249 domain-containing protein → MQQIKNIFPILTLLLMFACIKPFDPRIGSSAENMYVVSGMITDIEGWQEVNVSLSSPIENPVYSPVSGCMVNILDNKGNVFPMPEDKPGSYRAWFDKEYLIPGTSYKVTVHTPEAETIESSFDTLMQGALLDSVYYILEDIPTSDPSVYLRGLQFYVDLNAADFECRNYRWEIAQTWEFHAARPAEYYYDGKFHQIIPPDYSHMVCWANALVKNVYALSTKTLSQNVFEKYPLQFVDGHTSSRLGILYSILISQQSLSAGAYNFWEQVRINSEGFGGLYEKQPLAIKGNLLNLTNPDKEVLGIFYATSESSKRYFYKDIEGLELDFSDYCHEGPLPMTGWAGFKKWTYPVYYYYTEAGELLILDDQCVDCRKMGGTTTKPDFWPQ, encoded by the coding sequence ATGCAGCAGATTAAGAACATTTTCCCGATATTGACCCTGTTGCTGATGTTCGCCTGCATCAAGCCTTTCGATCCGCGAATCGGGAGCAGTGCAGAGAATATGTACGTCGTTTCCGGGATGATAACTGATATAGAAGGATGGCAGGAGGTCAATGTCTCCTTATCATCGCCCATCGAAAACCCGGTGTATAGCCCGGTGTCGGGTTGCATGGTGAATATCCTGGATAATAAAGGAAATGTCTTCCCCATGCCTGAGGATAAGCCTGGCAGTTACCGGGCATGGTTTGATAAGGAATATTTGATTCCGGGCACATCTTACAAGGTAACTGTACACACTCCTGAAGCCGAAACGATTGAATCGTCATTTGATACGCTGATGCAAGGCGCACTATTGGATTCCGTTTATTATATCCTTGAAGATATTCCCACTTCCGATCCGTCCGTTTATTTGCGGGGCTTGCAATTTTATGTGGACCTGAATGCCGCAGATTTTGAGTGCAGAAATTACCGGTGGGAAATAGCGCAGACCTGGGAGTTCCATGCTGCCCGTCCCGCGGAATATTATTATGACGGGAAATTTCACCAGATCATTCCGCCTGATTATTCCCATATGGTTTGCTGGGCTAATGCATTGGTGAAAAATGTTTATGCCCTTTCCACCAAGACCCTTTCACAGAATGTTTTCGAGAAATACCCACTGCAATTTGTCGACGGCCATACTTCATCGAGGCTTGGAATCCTTTACAGTATCCTGATCAGCCAGCAATCGCTGAGTGCTGGTGCTTATAATTTCTGGGAACAGGTTCGTATTAACAGCGAAGGTTTTGGAGGGCTTTATGAAAAACAACCGCTGGCCATCAAAGGAAACCTGCTCAACCTCACCAATCCTGACAAGGAGGTGCTGGGAATTTTTTATGCCACCTCGGAGTCCTCTAAAAGATATTTTTATAAGGACATAGAAGGCCTGGAACTGGACTTCTCAGACTATTGCCATGAAGGTCCACTGCCAATGACAGGCTGGGCGGGTTTTAAAAAATGGACATATCCGGTTTATTACTATTATACTGAGGCTGGTGAATTACTGATATTGGATGATCAGTGTGTCGACTGCCGTAAGATGGGCGGGACAACAACAAAACCTGATTTCTGGCCGCAATAG
- a CDS encoding response regulator transcription factor produces the protein MINILIADDHQLLIDGIKATLAGIEDLKIVAEVYNGYQVIEKLDSGLSVDVILMDINMPKLDGLSCTKMVHKNYPEVRIIALSQYDEKRFVKQMVKNGASGYLLKDSGKDVLVKAIRTVHSGENYFCERLSLRLINQELKMEDTKSLFPKLTEREIEILRLIGKELSSQEIADKLFISFHTVESHRANLMSKAGVKNTAGLIRWATENDFLD, from the coding sequence ATGATCAATATCCTTATTGCAGACGACCATCAGCTACTGATCGATGGTATTAAAGCCACCCTTGCAGGCATCGAAGATCTCAAAATTGTGGCTGAAGTTTACAACGGCTACCAGGTCATTGAAAAGCTCGATTCCGGACTCTCTGTGGATGTTATACTCATGGATATTAATATGCCAAAGCTCGATGGATTGAGCTGTACAAAAATGGTCCATAAGAATTATCCCGAAGTCAGGATTATTGCCCTTTCTCAATATGATGAAAAAAGATTTGTCAAACAGATGGTGAAAAACGGGGCATCGGGCTACCTTTTAAAAGATTCGGGCAAGGATGTCCTTGTAAAAGCAATCAGAACCGTACACAGCGGCGAGAATTATTTTTGCGAGAGACTTTCCTTAAGATTGATCAACCAGGAGTTGAAAATGGAAGACACTAAGTCGCTTTTCCCCAAACTGACCGAAAGAGAGATCGAGATATTAAGACTCATTGGCAAAGAGCTTTCAAGTCAGGAAATTGCCGATAAGCTTTTCATAAGTTTTCATACGGTTGAGAGTCACCGTGCCAATCTGATGAGTAAAGCAGGGGTTAAAAACACAGCAGGACTGATTCGTTGGGCTACAGAGAACGACTTTTTGGATTAA